In Diabrotica undecimpunctata isolate CICGRU chromosome 9, icDiaUnde3, whole genome shotgun sequence, the DNA window CGCGCCTTACTGGTAATTTTTTACGCGCTCGTCTGGGATACTGCCGCCGGTTAAATTTTACCCATCAAATTTTTTAAGCCCTTGCGAGgtggatatttgtataaagacacatatgtaagcatatatctaaattatttttctattataaaatagatgactcagacAGTATTgaggtactttaaaatatatttcttatctcataacttgcaatttgcaatagtcaccattgataaccgatattattgctgaacttttgtttttatacaagccttctgtcttgccggtgtaaagtcgtctgaagtcgatatttattgtgttttgcgtttgaactaatttgtgtcttattttcatattattatattgtttgataagtaaattttgcataaaataatcggtaggttatagtaatgtgtatattttttattttactaaatttcattataactcatctaaaataccatattgaattgtaaaacagatttttctttattgtaatctattttgtttttatttcagtaaaactgcttggaagtgagtgacagtgaatcagaataagcaaatctactactatttacctattcacagtatttcctctgcagaaaatttttaaatttcaacggatttgcatacaaaaagagtgcttatattattagtatctgtatgaaaacaaaaataaatatttcgtctgaatccctaggaaaagtaaaggttttacggtactgaaaatatattttttattcaattacaaccaaaacaaaacattaaaaaaaattagatcatttttgaccataatttcaaaattaatgtgtacgttaagctgtaataatgagttcgaggtggttcgagcggtcttgactacgtcacactcctgggccagctgtcaaatgtcatgcgcaatatcataccttgtgtattcattgtaccatgatatttatatactgttaaataaaaaaaaacataaatccTTTATGTTAGAATTAATTGCAATAAGgtcaaaacaaacaaatttaaaatatattacaaagtgATCAAAAAGTATTCAAAGCCCTTAAAGAATACGAAAGAACCCAAAAGAGAATACGAAGAAATGTTACTACTAACTTTGTgctataaaattgttaaatatgaatatttaaaataaaatataaacataaatcatgtatgttacaattaataaaaaaaattacacaataagactaacaaaataaaaatatattacaacctgTCCCAGAAGTTTTGAAAGTACTTAGAGAATATGAAGAAATGTTATTGCTACtaactttgtgttataaaattgataaatataaatatttataataaaatattataaacataaatcatgtatgttacaattaataaaaaaaaattacacaaaactaacaaaataaaaatatattacaacctgTCCCAGAAGTTTTGAAAACCCTTAGAGAATATGAAGAAATGGTATtgctgcaaattttatgttataaaataaaaatgtttttgatcaGTATAtttcatattgttctgaagctattttcttgtggcattttaaattaattactatttaactgggaataagtcacaattaaaggttaaaatacgtttattgacgtttcaatttccacttcggaaatcgtggaaattgaaacgtcaataaacgtattttaacctttaattgtggcttattcccagttaaatagtaattaagtatATTTCATAATTAAGATAATTTTataatcaatatatttatatattgttgaataaaaaaaaacaaaacctgtatgttacaattaattgcaaaaaggccaacacaaacaaatttaaaatatattacaaagttGTTCAAAAAATGTCAAAACCCTtagaaaattaaaacatacaagtaaagaatacaatttcaaaaaCTGAAACAAACCTAAAATATACTACAATGGAAAACTTCATCAGGCAAGAGGTAGTTGCAACAATCAGAAAGGTTTTTGACAGAAGAGGGCTGATAGGACAATAATGCCTGGTTGCACCAACATATCTTAAGCTTAAGACGTGCCTTAAGCTCCACTTACGAAACATACGCGTTGCACCATTGAGTCTTAGTTCGATTTTCAGCTTAAACCTATCTTAATTTCAAGTCCCCGTTATTCTCAGCTTAAGCTGCTGTCTGAATTTAAGATGAGCAATCTAACCTCAAAAATTGACAGTTTTGTTGTGAAATACAGGTacacttttatattaaaaatggaTATTAATTTTGTGGATTTAGTAGACAATGTCGACATAGTAGACGAAGAACGATATGTACCACTATTTGCGAATATCCCTCGTAAGGTATTTGTTCGTAATAATCCCTTTGATAAATACGGGGATGCAGAATTTTTTGTACGATTTCGTCTAACAAAAGGACGTGTCCTGCATATTTTGGAAATTGTGGAACCACAATTAGAATATATGCATAATTTGTaagtaaaaaaatctttattataaataaataacaaataaataaaatgaaaaaaaagaaCATAAATGATATCAAGTAGAAGTACAAAAGTGAGATTGCTTTGATTGTACTTATATTTACAGGAATAATTCCCTCAGTCCCATCAATCAACTATTGGTAACTTTGAGGCTGTATGCGACAGGAACACATTTGGTCGCAATAGGAGATTTTATAGAAGCTGACAAATCTACTATGTCTAGGATTGTGAAGAAAGTTACAGGATGCTTGGCATCTTTACGGCCTAATTATATTAAGATGCCACAAACCGAACCAACCATTAATCAAAGACAACAGCAATTTTACCAAATTGCTAGATTTCCTAGAGGCATTGGGGCGATTGATGGTTGTCATGTAAAAATAATTCGTCCAGgtaaatataaatcaaaattcaaaaaataacCATTGCAAAATGAAATGTTTTTGTAGGGGGAGAAGATGGTGAAATCTATAGAAATAGAAAATCATATTTTTCCATAAATGTTCAAGCAGTAGCCAGtgcaaattttttatttcaagacATAGTAGCTAGATGGCCAGGTTCTGCCCATGACTCAACAATTTTCAATAATAGCAGGATAAAACAGAGATTTGAAGAAGGAGAATTTGGAAACAGCATCTTGTTAGGTATCTATACTTTTAATCTACTGTAATTTACTTTGATACATCATAAATCCTACAAACATGTTGCACCCATGATAAAAAATATTGTGGgccaaaataaaatatgtttacagCATTTTACcatcataatttttattttaggagaTAGCGGATATATGGTGCACAACTATCTACTGACTCCTTTCTTAAATCCAACTACCGAAGGTGAAAGGCAATACAACATTAGCTTAGTTCAAAGCAGGGTAAAGGTGGAAAACACATTTGGTATTTGGAAGAGGAGGTTTCCTATTTTGGCATATGGTTGTCGTTTAAAACTTCAAACaactttaaatattattgttgcaACTGCAGTTTTGCATAATATTGCACAATTAAATGGGGAACCTGAACCTCCTCTTGATAATATTAATGCAGAAGAGTTTCAAGAACTTATACAAAATGGTAATATACCTGCAGCACTAGTCCCTAATAATGTTATTAGGGATTTTCGAAGGGAGCTTGTCGACAATTATTTTAATAGAATATAAACATTATTTAGATATAAGGAACTGTAGCTGTAAGTTTGATTTCTCAACCTTTTCAATTTATTGCTAGTCTGTACATGGTAGTGAATCCTAGTTTTAAGtttaatgtatatatttattaataaaatttaatcatttgttttatttttacctgTATCTGTTACTCTTAAATAAATACAACAAGGAGAGTTACTACTTAAGATATAATAAATATTCATTccataatcatttttttattttcacctcTATCTGTTAcactcttaaataaataaaataaggagAGTTACTACTTAAGATATAATTCATatttaaattcagaaaaaaaactataATATCGTCTGATATCATAGTTTATCATCATAAAGAAAAACTCATTAagtacacatttcaggaaatgacAGCTTTGCCACTGTTAAAAGTTTGTAGCATTTTTGCAAGAAAAGGTCAACAACCGCCATAATCAGCCATATAATATAGCAAAACCTATATAATATAGATTATGCTATTGGTTGATTGAGATAGGTGGTCAATTACTGTAATGTATACTTAATGACTTTTTGTTATTAACGTATGACACAGCAttcaaaaaatatacttatttaaaTTAGCATATGAACATAAAAAAATCTTAAGActgttttaatttcttttctgCGGCTTGTCTTTCTagcttaaacattttttctttatGTTCATATTCTAGTTGAAATAGTTTTCGCTTATTCAACATTTCTTCTCTCAGCATTTCTGCCTGTATTTTTAAAACTTCAACTTTAGCATCTTCTACAGCAGAATTCCTTTTTACTGGCCTCCTTTTTTGAACCCACTGCCGGTTTGCCCTTCTCTTCTGAATATTGCTGTCTTCTACACTGCGTTCTTCTACCACATGTTCTTCCACATCACTTATATTATGGTTTTGGTTGTATTGTGGGTGATTGTCATTTGCCATATATGTGTTTGTAGATGCtgtaatttttttacaatactttattatactatttttaacatgatttaataattacttttattattgaTAATAAACTTGTACATACATTGAGACAAAACGTCACAGTCGTTCTCATTGTCGAGACCAGATATTGTTTTAGTATTCACCACTTCTAAAATAATTGTCTCATCCATATCTTTTGTCTCTGGAGCTGGAGGTCCCCCTCCCGTCTGATATAACTGCCGTCGTGATTCTGCAGCCTTCTTTCTTAGGTCCTGCTTAATATTTGACCACTGCTTCCTTAAGGAAGATTCATCTCGGTGAACATTTCTTagctaaaaatacattacaatacAATTATCGAGTTACACTATTATTTCTTATTACAATTAATATATGAtgcaaattaaacataaaattttctCAAGGCTACCTTCTATTAGAATCGACTTTTATTTTTAGTGATatatattaaataagttgtttagTAAACACACTTATTACATATCAAATCATATATTAAAACTTACCTTTTCGTTAAATTGCATTGTGATATGATTCCACGCTTCATCCTTTTCCCTATTGCTCACAGCATTAGtggttttattttctattatgtGTTTGTTTACCTGTACTAGGTGAACAAGTAAATTTTTTTCGTCAGGAGTATAATTAATTCTCCTTTTgtccatttttaaaattaaattaaattgaaagtTTGTAGATACTGAAACGAAAATTGCGCGGGACAAAATAAACCTAAAAACGTCACTTAATAATTTACAATTGACAAGTTACATGGTTGCCACGTGAATTGCATCTTAAATTTCATCTTAGTTAAGACGTACTTAGATAAGAATCGAAAATTATGGTGCAACGTAAATGAGAGTTAAGGCGGCCCTAGCTATAAGCGGAGCTGGGCTAAGCTGGAGCTTAAGATCTGTTGGTGCAACCAGGCATAAACCAGAGGAAGACCAAGACTTCGGTAAAAAACTTAGAggatgatttaaaatctattgcAGTTAGAACATAGAGACTAGTTGGTAGATACAGgggtgaatggaggattgttctgaagaaaaCTGTGATGCTACTGATAAAGATAATGATGAGGTGTCACAGACTATCTACAGATTGTCCCAAAAGTCCTCAAATCTATCAAAAGATtgaacaattttaaaatattccaatTTCATTTTGCTCTTTTTGATTTTATTGCCTTTCGCAACTTCTGCTGATTGCCTTTATTTGTTCTACCATTTCTGATTGGCTCCTGCCCCAAACTTCACATGCCTTTTATGTTTGAGGAGGCAAACCTCTTTTTTTAATGGAGTTTTATCTTAGGAGGAGTTTGGCGACTTGTTCCTGTGAGATAAGAATTTTATGTTAACAATGTCAAATATCTTTAGACAAAGTCCAAGAAATTTTAAAGTAGTGCAtaagaataaaatatttgtttgtacCTGCTTCTGTAATTTCTTCCACCTCGATGTTAACCAGGTGGCACAGTTCATCTGGATATAAATCTGTAATCAAAATAAACAGTTAGTTTTTTATCCTTCTACAAATAACTTTTGACAGTACATACTTTGGTTGTTATTATCCAATAGAACTCCAATAGACTGAAGTAGGAAATTGCATGTATCTAAAAAAACATAAAGTAACTCAGCTTTCTAATAAAACAATTTCTTACCGGTTGGGGTACCTGTTGATGAAGATGGCCCTATTGTGGAATCAAATgtatctaaaaaaaataattaagtaaCTCAGCTTTTTGATAAAACAATTTGTTACCGATTGGGATACCCGTTGATGAAGATGGCCCTATTGTGCAATCAAAtgtatctaaaaaaaaataattaactaactcagctttttaataaaacaatttcttACCGATTGGGGTACCTGTTGATGAAGATGGCCCTATTGTGCAATCAAATgtatctaaaaaaaataattaagtaactcagttttttaataaaacaatttcttATCGATTGGGCTACCTGTTGATGAAGATGGCCCTATTATGCAATCAAatgtatctaaaaaaaaaataattaagtaactcagctttttaataaaacaatttcttACCGATTGGGGTACCTGTTGATGAAGATGACCCTATTGTGCAATCAAATGTatctaaaaaaaataagtaactcagctttttaataaaacaatttcttATCGATTGGGGTACCTGTTGATGAAGATGGCCCTATTGTGCAATCAAATgtatctaaaaaaaataattaactaactcagctttttaataaaacaatttcttACCGATTGGGGTACCTGTTGATGTAGATGGCCCTATTGTGCAATCAAATgtatctaaaaaaaataattaagtaaCTCAGCTTTTTGATAAAACAATTTGTTACCGATTGGGATACCCGTTGATGAAGATGGCCCTATTGTGCAATCAAATgtatctaaaaaaaataattaagtaaCTCAGCTTTTTGATAAAACAATTTCTTACCGATTGGGGTAATTGTTGATGAAGATGGCCCTATTGTGCAATCAAAtgtatctaaaaaaaaataattaactaactcagctttttaataaaacaatttcttACCGATTGGGGTACCTGTTGATGTAGATGGCCCTATTGTGCAATCAAATgtatctaaaaaaaataattaagtaaCTCAGCTTTCTAACAAAACAATCTCTTGCCACTTGTTGTAGCAAATGAAAATGATGACCCAGTTTGATTTTCATttccttctgaaaaatattttacactataataaacataatacattAACTATAAGTGAAATTTATACTTTCCAAATTAAAAGTATCCCTAATCTGCGGATCGCCAAGATGAATTTTAGAGATGAGTTGTAAAAGTTGCTCCTCAATTTTGGTTAAGGGCTTTTGGGTATTTGGCCTTCCCCCAGTGGCACTAATTTAAGCAGAAACTTTTCTACTTTTTCTTACACAgactttttttataaacattaaagtTTTCTTACATGTCTCCATTGTTCCCCTGTTTTATTAGGGTCATCATCTATGCTATTAACCTAGCAATTTCCTGCCACAATTGAGAAACTTTTTTTGCTTCGGCTGGCTTTGTTTTACCAGTAAGcactattttattatcttttaaaaagTCTAACATGAACTCCAATTGTTTTCTTGTAGTTCTCTTCTTAATTATTGAAGTCATATTTATTGTATTCtaagtaattattataaaaaatgcgCTAAAAAATTTAACACTAAATAACtagtaaaactaaaaaatttaacaCTAAACAACTAACTACACTAAAACtcaaaacaaaacagaaagaTAATACAAAAACAACGTGGTTTCACAATTATTAACATAACATAACCTAGCTACGAGCGAAAACGGCCTGTCATTTTAGACagcttaaaaattatatttacataAGATACATTAGATATCATGGTAGGCAACCCGTTATACGTAGATCTTACATCATACCGATTtgaatatttttacataaatgttttaaaattgcAGTTTACAGAGTGTA includes these proteins:
- the LOC140449556 gene encoding uncharacterized protein — protein: MDKRRINYTPDEKNLLVHLVQVNKHIIENKTTNAVSNREKDEAWNHITMQFNEKLRNVHRDESSLRKQWSNIKQDLRKKAAESRRQLYQTGGGPPAPETKDMDETIILEVVNTKTISGLDNENDCDVLSQSSTNTYMANDNHPQYNQNHNISDVEEHVVEERSVEDSNIQKRRANRQWVQKRRPVKRNSAVEDAKVEVLKIQAEMLREEMLNKRKLFQLEYEHKEKMFKLERQAAEKKLKQS